The proteins below come from a single Thalassotalea ponticola genomic window:
- the nadK gene encoding NAD(+) kinase — protein MSRLYKTIGLIGKPNHDGALATINTLHEHLTDLGYQVMVETKVSEQLNFDKSITFDIVDIGKQAQLAIVVGGDGYMLGAARVLANHDIAVIGVNRGNLGFLTDLSPDNVIEPLNQILAGNSNTEHRSLLFAEVYRHGQLKSANAAMNEAVLHPGKVASMMEFAVYLDDTFMFSQRSDGIIISTPTGSTAYSMSAGGPIMTPTLNALSLVPMFPHTLSSRPIVVDGDSHIKIVIGEKNHEELQVSCDGHVILAAMPGDEIHIKKSKYTLRLVHPLDHDYFNVLRTKLGWGNKVY, from the coding sequence ATGAGCAGGTTATATAAAACAATAGGGTTAATTGGAAAACCCAATCACGACGGCGCTCTAGCCACCATTAATACACTGCATGAGCACTTAACTGATCTTGGGTATCAGGTAATGGTTGAGACCAAAGTGAGTGAACAGCTCAATTTCGATAAATCCATTACCTTTGATATTGTCGATATCGGTAAGCAAGCGCAGTTGGCCATTGTAGTTGGCGGTGACGGCTACATGTTAGGTGCAGCCCGGGTATTGGCAAACCACGACATTGCCGTTATCGGCGTCAACCGCGGTAACCTCGGTTTTTTAACCGACTTATCCCCCGATAACGTGATCGAGCCGCTAAATCAGATTTTAGCCGGAAACTCCAATACCGAACACCGCAGTCTACTGTTTGCCGAAGTGTATCGCCACGGCCAGTTAAAAAGCGCCAACGCCGCGATGAATGAGGCGGTTTTGCACCCCGGCAAAGTAGCTAGCATGATGGAGTTCGCGGTGTATCTCGATGACACCTTTATGTTTTCACAGCGCAGCGACGGTATTATTATTTCTACGCCAACCGGATCAACAGCCTATTCGATGTCAGCAGGTGGCCCCATTATGACCCCAACATTGAACGCATTAAGTTTGGTGCCTATGTTTCCCCACACCCTGTCATCCCGCCCTATAGTGGTAGATGGCGACAGTCATATAAAAATTGTCATTGGCGAAAAAAATCACGAAGAACTGCAAGTCAGTTGTGATGGACACGTAATCTTGGCCGCCATGCCGGGTGATGAAATTCACATTAAAAAAAGCAAGTACACATTGCGCCTAGTTCACCCCCTAGATCACGATTACTTTAACGTATTGCGCACTAAGCTCGGTTGGGGCAACAAAGTGTACTAG
- the grpE gene encoding nucleotide exchange factor GrpE codes for MTNESHKPEQQEHIEEPVVAQETEQVVEEVTAQQGNDETDSVDDQADVESLTEEQQRIIELEQKLATALATVDDQKDSVIRAKAEMDNIRRRSAQEVDKAKKFALEKFAAEMLTVVDNLERGLATINADDENQKATYEGVNLTLQGLLSGLDKFGVKAIDPQDQPFNPEQHQAMSMQPVEGVEANTVVAVMQKGYELNGRLIRPAMVMVSK; via the coding sequence ATGACCAATGAGTCACATAAACCTGAACAGCAAGAACATATTGAAGAGCCAGTAGTAGCGCAAGAAACCGAGCAAGTGGTAGAAGAGGTTACTGCTCAACAAGGCAACGATGAGACAGATTCAGTTGATGATCAAGCCGACGTTGAATCTTTAACCGAAGAACAACAGCGCATTATTGAGTTAGAGCAAAAGCTGGCCACGGCATTGGCGACTGTCGACGACCAAAAAGACAGTGTTATTCGCGCTAAAGCAGAGATGGATAATATTCGTCGTCGCAGTGCACAAGAAGTGGATAAAGCGAAAAAATTCGCTTTAGAAAAGTTTGCCGCTGAGATGTTGACTGTTGTTGATAATCTTGAGCGCGGTTTAGCAACCATTAACGCGGACGATGAAAACCAAAAAGCAACCTACGAAGGCGTTAACCTGACCTTGCAAGGTTTGTTGTCAGGCTTAGACAAGTTTGGTGTTAAGGCGATTGATCCGCAAGACCAACCGTTTAACCCTGAGCAACATCAAGCAATGTCGATGCAGCCAGTTGAAGGCGTTGAAGCCAACACGGTTGTAGCGGTGATGCAGAAGGGTTATGAGCTAAACGGTCGTTTAATTCGTCCTGCCATGGTTATGGTCTCTAAATAA
- a CDS encoding DUF6702 family protein, giving the protein MFKQSPLPTSLLTLLALVFCLICTTTRAHQQKQAYTSILFNDRNHHIEVSHRFYLHDAEHAIADILGSPADLVADKESQQRFANYIQKQFRLLNQHQQMLALGEVGFEVEGKFFWVYQEIAQPEDLTAIYISMRALQDVWPGQINQVNVEYTNVPTQGAKVRSVRLTSDDDWQRIDIER; this is encoded by the coding sequence ATGTTCAAACAATCGCCTTTGCCAACATCGCTGTTAACTCTGCTGGCGCTTGTATTCTGTTTGATATGCACAACCACCCGTGCACATCAGCAAAAGCAGGCTTATACCAGTATTTTGTTTAACGACAGAAACCACCATATTGAAGTGTCGCATCGCTTTTATCTGCACGACGCCGAGCATGCGATTGCCGATATCCTTGGCTCGCCTGCTGATTTAGTTGCCGACAAAGAGAGCCAACAACGGTTTGCCAACTACATTCAAAAGCAGTTTCGCTTGTTAAATCAACACCAGCAAATGCTGGCGTTAGGCGAAGTCGGCTTTGAAGTTGAAGGCAAGTTTTTTTGGGTGTATCAAGAAATCGCCCAACCCGAAGACTTAACCGCAATTTACATCAGTATGCGTGCACTGCAAGATGTATGGCCTGGACAAATTAATCAAGTCAATGTTGAGTATACCAATGTACCAACGCAAGGTGCCAAGGTGAGATCGGTTCGCCTTACCAGTGATGATGATTGGCAGCGGATTGATATTGAACGATAA